The genomic interval GGCGCCGGAGCGATGCGGCGCGGGGTGCGAGGTTGGCGAAGGTCCACCAGGCGAAGACCACCCCGGCCCACGACCAGGAGGCTACGGCGAAGCCGACCCATTCGAGCAGCTCGCCGAAATAGTTGGCCGAGGAGACGTAGCGGAACATGCCGCCGCGGGGGATGTAGTGGCGCGTGTCGCCGGGTTTGCGGAGGTGGCGGATAATCCGGTCGGAGTGGAGGTTGATGGCCATTCCGGCGATGAAGAGGGCGCCGCCGATGTAGATGTAGGGCTGTGCGAACCAGTTGTTGTAGTAGCCGTCGGGGGATACCCAGAAGATCCAGCCGCCCTGCATCAGGGCGTTGAGGGTGTTGAAAACCATGCCCATGAGGACGATTCCGAGGGGCATCCGGGAGTTCCCGCGCAGGAGCAGCGGGAAGATGAACGAGCGTTGGAAGTAGTGAGCCTGGAATAGCAGGAACAGGGCGAGGGGGCCGGCCTGCCACATGCGGTCTGACGCGGCCCAGAGGATGCACATGAAGATGAAGACGGGAGATTCCATGAGTACCCATCCGATTTTGTTGGGGATCGGGGGGCCGTAGCGTCGGTCGAAGAGGTATCCGTACCCGGCTTCGAAGAAGTGGAGGGCGATGAAAACCACGAGGGCCAGGGAGGCCATGACGATGAGGAAGATGTCGAATGTTTCGCGCATGACGGGCAGGGATTCGGTAAAAACGCGATAAAGGTAGCAAAATTTTCGGGTTCGGACAAGACCCGAAACGGCCTGTGATTGTCCGATTTTTCCCGGTTTCGGACGACGGCTTCTCCGTGCGGGGCCGTTGCCTGTCCGGAAACACCCGGCCGGGTTGTTTTTTTGCTCTTTCGGAAAAAATGCGTATCTTTACCGGTCATCAAGTATCACCTAACCTGTCCATACATGAAACCGTTTTACCTGCTGATGCTCACTGCTGCCCTTGCCTGTGCCGGATGCTGCAAGGACAAGTCGGACAACCCCCCCCCTCAAAAATTGACCGTTGAACAGACCGACTGCACGCTCGGCGCCTTCGAGGAGCGGACCGCAACGGTCTCGCTGAGCGCCTCCGCCGACTGGACCGTCTCCGTTGTGTATGACGGTGCCGATTCGGAAGCCGATGCCGCGTGGCTGGCTGTCACGCCGGCAAACGGCGCGGCCGGTGAACAGAGACTCACGCTGTCGGCCGACAACAACTTCCGGAATGCACCCCGCACGGCCCGCCTGGATCTTGCCTGCGGGGGGCAAACCGTGCAGGTGGCGGTCACCCAGAGTGCCTCGGGCTTCGACGACACAACGGACCTTACGGACTTCTTCGATCCGCAGTTCGCGCAGGACTTGCAGTTGTTTGGGATAATCCCCGATGCCGAACAAATTCTTTTCAAGGATGTCGCCTATATAACCACGCTCCAAATCAATTGTCGCACCAGTACTTCGACCTCCTTGCAGGGTATTGAATTTTTCAAATCGTTGGAGATTCTGGAGTGCGAAAGCCCTCTGTTGACATCGCTGGATGTGAGTGCGAACACGGCGCTGAAGGAGTTGTACTGCCGCGACAATTTGTTTTCGTCGCTGGATGTGAGTGCGAACACGGCGCTGGAGGTGTTGTCCTGCGGTGGTGGTACGTTGGCATCGCTGGATGTGAGTGGCTGCACGGCGCTGAAGGAGTTGTACTGCGGGGACAATCAGTTGACATCGCTGGATGTGAGCGGCTGCACGGCGCTGACACGTTTGGATTGCTACGGCAATTCGTTGACGTCGCTGGATATGAGTCGGAATACGGCGTTGAATAAGTTGCACTGCTACAACAATCAGTTGACGTCGCTGGATGTGAGCGGTTGCACGGCGTTGGTGACGTTGAACTGCAGGGACAATCAGTTGGCGTCGCTGGATGTGAGTGCAAATAGGGCGTTGCTGTACTTGTTCTGCTACAACAATCGGTTGACGTCGCTGGATGTGAGTGCAAATACGGCGTTGCTGCGTTTTTACTGCTATGACAATCCCGGCGACGGGGAGTCGAAGTTCCCGGTAACGGCCTGGTTCGACAATGAGACCGTGCCGGAGGGCTTGGATGTCGATAAGTTGGAATGGACGTACAACGGCAAGACCATCACTGTCGACTACCAAAAAGCGGAGTAATACATTGCACCATAAACAACGGACCTCTCCTTTCGCGGCAGGTCCGTTTTTGCATCCGGCGCGTCGTCGGCCGTGCGGGAGAGGATCCCCATCTCGGAAAAGGGCTCTTTGAGGAGGCTTTTTTCGTTTCGGAGGGAAAATACCCGCGCGATTTGTGGAAAAGTCCGTATCTTTGGGGCATCATCAAAAACGCTTAGCCATGAAGAAACTCGTGGTCTTTACCGGCGCTGGGATGAGCGCCGACAGCGGCCTGGCGACGTTCCGCGATTCGGACGGTCTGTGGGCCAACTACCGGATCGAGGATGTCTGCACGCCGGAGGCCCTGGCGCGGAACCGGGCGCTGGTCATCGAATTCTACAACAAACGGCGCCGCGAGATGCTTGCGGCACGTCCCAACGCGGGCCATGAAGCCATTGCGGCCCTGGAGCGGGACTTCGCGGTGGAGGTCGTGACGCAGAACGTCGACGACCTGCACGAACGGGCGGGCTCGACGCGCGTGACGCACCTGCACGGCGAACTGCGCAAACTGCGTTCGATGCGCAACCCCGACCTTATTGTTCCGATCGAGGGGTGGGAGCAGGCGTTGGACGCCACGGCGCCGGACGGTTCGCTGCTGCGCCCGCATATCGTCTTCTTCGGCGAATCGGTCCCGATGTTCGAGCGGGCGGCGGAGATCGCCGCGCGGGCCGAGATCATGGTCGTGGTGGGGACGTCGTTGGCGGTCTATCCGGCGGCTTCGCTGGTGCGCTACGCGCAGCCGGGGGTTCCGATCTACCTTGTGGATCCCGGACACCCCGATACGACGGGTATCCGCAACCCGCTGACCGTCATTTCGAAACGCGCTGCCGAAGGCGTGCCCGAACTGGCCGCGCTGCTGCGCCGGACTTATCTGAACCAGTAGTTTGCTCCTCCGGAAACGATGTCTGTCTATTTTGTCTTGGAAATGCTCGGGACGCTGGCCTTTGCGATCAGCGGCATCCGGCTTGCCTCGGCCAAGCGGTTCGACTGGTTCGGGGCCTACGTCGTGGGCTTTACGACGGCCATCGGGGGCGGAACGCTGCGCGACCTGATGCTGTCGCAAACCCCCTTCTGGATGCTGGACAGCGTCTACCTCATCGTCACGGCCATCGCTCTGGGGATCGTCATCCTTTTCGGCCGCTACCTCATCCGGCTGAACAATACGTTCTTCATCTTCGACGCCATCGGACTGGGGCTGTTCACGGTCGTGGGCATCGAGAAGACCCTTGCGGCGGATTTCCCCTTCTGGGTGGCCGTCATCATGGGTACGATGACCGGTGCGGCCGGCGGCGTGCTTCGTGACATCCTCATCAACGAGGAGCCGCTCATTTTCCGCAAGGAGATCTATGCGCTGGCGTGTGTCTTCGGCGGAGTGGTCTTCTGGATCTGCCGCGAGGCAGGCATGTCGGGAGCTTCGTTGCAGATCGTAACGGCCGTGGCGGTGATCGCGGCGCGGGTCGTGTCGGTGCGCTTCGGGATGAAACTCCCGACCCTCAAGTAGGGTGCGGGAGCGCGATTTCATATATGATTAAAAACGGTCGGGAGCGGGTAAAGCCGTCGGAAACCGTACAAAGGTCCCTCCGCCCCTAAAACCCGGTTCTTAACCGGGTTGGGAGCGGGTAAAGCCGTCGGAAACCGCACAAAGGTTCCTCCGCCTCTAAAACCCGGTTCTTAACCGGGTCGGGAGCGGGTAAAGCCGTCGGAAACCGTACAAAGATCCCTCCGCCCCTAAAACCGGCTTTTTAAGCCGGCCTTGAAATAGAGGTCGAGGAGCTCTTTGGCGGCGATGAACGACGAGATCCTGTCGTCGAGGACCTGCTGCTCGTACTCGGCAATCTTGCTTTCGACGGCCGGGTCGCGGTAGAAACTGCTCCGCAGCGCTTCGTTGATCGTCTCGTACATCCAGTATTTGTTCTGGCGGTTGCGGTTGTGCTGGAAATACCCGTTGCGCTGAATGTGGTCGAGGTACTCCTCGACGCCCTTCCAGACCTCCTCCAACCCGGCCTTCGTCACGGCCGACGAGGTGTAGACTTTGGGCCGCCAGCCCGATTCCGGCACGGGGAAGAGCCGCAGGGCCCCCTGGAACTGCGTGCGGGCCAACTCGGCCTTGTGGACATTCTCGCCGTCGGCCTTCGTGATGACCATCAGGTCGGCCATCTCCATGATGCCGCGCTTGATGCCCTGCAATTCGTCGCCGGCGCCCGAGATCTGCAACAGCATGAAGAGGTCGACCATCGAGTGTACGGCGGTTTCGGACTGCCCGACACCCACGGTCTCGATGAAGATGACGTCGAAACCGGCGGCTTCGCACAGTACGATGGTCTCGCGGGTCTTGCGCGCGACGCCTCCGAGCGATCCGGCCGAGGGCGAGGGGCGCACGAAGACTGCGGGGTTGTTGCAGATGCTCTCCATGCGGGTCTTGTCACCGAGGATCGAGCCGCCGCTCCGCTCCGACGAGGGGTCGATGGCCAGCACGGCGAGCTTGTGGCGCAGAGAGGTGACCATGTTGCCGATGGCTTCGATGAAGGTCGACTTCCCGGCTCCCGGGACGCCCGTGATGCCGATGCGCACTGACCGCCCGGCGTGGGGCAGACAGCGTTCGATGATCTCCTGGGCCTGGGCGTAGTGGTTGGGGTTGGAGGATTCGACGAGCGTAATGGCCTGCGAGAGGGTGGTGATGTTTCCGGCGAGAATGCCCCCGACGTATTCGTCGGTCGAGAGCATGCGCTTCTTGTGCCGCTTGAAATAGGGGCTGATGATCGGCTGGTCTTCAACGCCTTCCGTCACGTTCAGCGCCGTGTAGTGGTGTGTGTCCGCGTATTCGCGTTCGTAGTGGTCTATCTTGGTAAAGGACATATGATCAATCGATTGCTTGTTCGATGAGTTTTTCGTTGAATTGGAGGCTGTTTCCCATCCAGAGGGCGCGGTTGCGGGTGTCGATCAGCACGCCGAAGGGCACGTAGGTGACGCCGAAGGCCGAGAAACCCCGGTCGGCATGAATCGTAGCCGAGACCCGTTCCGAGAGGTAGGGCCGTAGCATCGGGGCGATGCGTGCGGTGTCCTCGCGCGTAACGACGATCACCCGCAGGGGGGATTTTGGTTTGGAGGCGAGGGCCCTCAGCCGTTTGAGCGAGGTGATGCACGCGGGATTCGACGAGTGGAAGAACTCGAGATAGGTGACCGCCGCCGGAGCCGGATGGCGGTTGTCGATCCACCCCGCGGCCTTGAGCTCGGGGACCTTTTCGCCGAGGATGATGTTCTGGGCCTCCGCGCCGGAGGGTGCCAGGATCCACGCCGACAGCAGGATAAGCAACGCTTTCTTCATATCCGAGAGTGCTGGTTTGTCCGCTAAAGATAACACCTTTTGGCGGAAGGCGCAAATTTTCGGGCGAAAAGCGTTCGGCGGCGGGAGCGGGTCAGAGGCGTATGGCGGGGCCGCAGAGGAGCCATTCGAGGTCGATCTGCGGATAGCGGGCGTGGATTCTCCGCACGAGTTCGATGTCGAAGGGGAGCAAGCCGTGGCGGACCTTCATGAAGGTGTTGAAATCGCAGCCGATGTGGCGGATGAAATCCAGGTGGGAGAGCCCCGACGCGCGCAGGACGAAATTGAGCCGTTCGTAGTCGTAGTAGAAGTTGTGGCTTCGCTGGTTGCAGGGAAAAATCCTTCTGTCATTCCTTCTGTCATCCTTTCTGTCATCCATGGTCTTGAGGTTTTAGTGCGCCGACAAAAGACGAACGCGGACTACTGTTATTTGCCAATTGGAAAGGCTCTGGGAGGCCCTGAATCTGACAAACACACATAGCCCGCGCCGTATAGACGAAGGAACAACGTCCATGCCATACGACGCGAGCGCCGCAGGGCAGGATGTGTTTGACCTGATTCGGAGAATTTCCCAGATTTTCCAATCGGTCAATAAATCCGCTCGTGCGGATCTTCTGCAAAGATAGGAAAAAAACGGATTCGGACAATCTTTTCCCCGGAAAATCCCCTCCCGAACACTTTTCATCCCTCCCGAATGCCGTTTTCGACCAAAAAAAGTCTGTTGAATTTTGGGGATTCCCAAAGATTCGCCTATCTTTGTGTTCGCAAAATAACAACGTCCGAAATACCACAAAAACAATCAACCAAACTCAAATTCCATTTTGCTATGAAAGTTTCTCATATCGAGCATCTTGGCGTCGCTGTGAAGAGCCTTGATGAAGCCATTCCCTACTGGGAGAACGTTCTGGGGCTGAAATGCTATGCCATCGAAGAGGTTGCCGACCAGAAGGTCCGCACGGCGTTCTTCATGCTGGGTCAGACGAAAATCGAGCTGCTGGAACCCACCTCGGAGGATTCGACCATCGCCAAGTACATCGAGAACCGCGGTGTCGGCATCCATCACATGGCCCTCGCGTGCGAGAACATCGAGGAACAGCTGGCCGACGCCGAGGCCCGGGGCATCCGCCTGATCGACAAGACGCCGCGCAAGGGCGCCGAGGGGCTGACGATCGCCTTCCTGCACCCGAAATCGACCCAGGGCATCCTGACCGAACTCTGCGAGAACAAGAACAAATAGTAAATCACCAACGATTCCGCTCCGGGCGGAATCGTTCCGTGTGTGCGGAACATCTCCCGGGGCGGACAATATCAACATTATGAGCCAAATTCAAGAAAAGATCAAGCAACTGATCGACAACCGCGAAACGGCCCGTATGGGCGGCGGCCAGAAAGCGATCGACAAACAGCACGACAAGGGCAAGTACACGGCCCGCGAGCGTATCCAGATGCTTCTCGACGAGGGTTCGTTCGAGGAGTTCGACATGTTCGTGACACACCGCTGCTACGATTTCGGCATGGAGAAGAAGCACTTTTTCGGCGACGGCGTGGTGACGGGTTACGGTACGATCGGCGGACGCCTGGTCTATGTCTTCGCCCAGGACTTCACCGTTACGGCCGGTTCGCTCTCGCTCTCGATGTCGGACAAGATCTGCAAGGTCATGGACATGGCCCTGCGCAACGGTGCCCCCTGCATCGGCATGAACGACTCGGGCGGCGCCCGCATCCAGGAGGGTGTCAACGCGCTGGCCGGTTATGCGAACATCTTCCAGCGCAACGTGATGTCGTCGGGTGTCATTCCGCAGATCTCGGCCATTTTCGGGCCCTGTGCCGGAGGTGCGGTCTATTCGCCCGCGCTGACCGACTTCATCATCATGAAGAAGGAGACGTCGAACATGTTCCTCACGGGCCCGAAGGTGGTGAAGACCGTCACGGGCGAGGACGTCACGCAGGAGCAGCTGGGCGGTGCCACGATGCACACCACCAAGTCGGGAGTTGCCCAGTTCGCCGTCGATACCGAGGAGGAGGGTATCGAACTGATCAAGAAACTGATCTCCTACATGCCTCAGAACAACATGGAGGATGCTCCGCTGACGGTCTGCACGGACAAGATCACGCGCCTGGAGGATTCGCTCAACGACATCATCCCCGACAGCGCGAACAAGCCCTATGACATGGCCGAGGTGATCCGCGCGATCGTCGACGACGGCGAGTACCTGGAGTCGGCGGCCGGTTACGCCAAGAACATCATCACGTGCTTTGCGCGCTTCAACGGGCAGTCGGTGGGCATCATCGCCAACCAGCCGAAATTCATGGCCGGTGTGCTCGATATCAATGCCAGCCGCAAGGCGGCCCGTTTCGTCCGTTTCTGCGACGCGTTCAACATTCCGCTCGTGACGCTCGTCGACGTTCCGGGCTTCCTGCCGGGCACGACCCAGGAGTACGGCGGCGTGATCACGCACGGCGCGAAGCTGCTGTTCGCCTACTGCGAGGCTACGGTTCCGAAGATCACCGTGACGCTGCGCAAGGCCTACGGAGGCGCCTACATCGTGATGTCGTCGAAGCACATCCGCGGCGACATCAACTACGCCTGGCCGACGGCCGAGATTGCCGTGATGGGTGCGAGCGGAGCCGTCGAGGTGCTCTACGGCAAGGAGCTCAAGGAGCTGGCCGACAAACCCGAAGAGAAGGCCGCGTTCATCGCCGAGAAGGAGAAGGAGTACAACGACAAGTTCTCGAATCCCTACAATGCGGCGCGCTACGGCTATATCGACGATGTGATCGAACCGCGCAACACACGGTTCCGCATCATCCGTGCCCTGCAGTCGCTGGCCACGAAGCGCCTGCAGAATCCGCCCAAGAAGCATTCGAACATTCCTCTGTAACCTCGTAAAAATCGGAAATCATGATAATACAGGCAGTAAGTTGGGGCTGGTCCGAGATCCTGTGGGCTTCACTCATCGGCTTCGTGCTGGTATTCGTCGTGCTGGTGGCGCTGATCTTCATCATGAAGGGCCTCGGTGTCTGCTTCCAGCGGATGGCGACCACCAGCAAGAAGCAGGCGGTTGCTCCGCAGCCGATGATCAGCCAGGAGGAGATCGCGGCGATAGCCACGGCCCTGAAGATCTACAAGAGCGTGCTGCACGACCGCGAGTCGGAGGTGGTGACGATCCTCAGCATCAAACGGGCCTATTCGCCCTGGAATTCGAAAATTCATGGTTTAACCCAGCTTCCCGAGCGGAAATAGCGTTTTTCGTCGGAATCTGACAATCCAGAAACAACAATGAAAGATTACTCACTGAAAATCAACGGACATAATTACAACGTCCAGATCGACGACGTGAACGACAGCTCGACGGTAGCCCATGTGATCGTCAACGGTGTGGACTACGAAGTGGAGATCGAGGGGGGCAAGAAACCCAAGGTCTCCAAACCGCAGGTTGCTCCGGCTCCGAAGTCGGCCAACAGCGGTATGATCATGCCTTCGACGGCGACTCCTTCGCCGCGGCTGTCGGCGATTCCGCCCTCGTCGGGTTACAGCGTGAAGTGCCCGCTGCCGGGTACGGTGCTGAGCGTGAAGGTCGCCGTGGGCGACACGATCTCCCAGGGCCAGACGCTTGTGGTGCTCGAAGCCATGAAGATGGAGAACAACATCGATGCCGACCGCGGCGGCGTTGTGAAGCAGATTCTCGTGCAGCAGGGCGCCACGGTCATGGAGGGCGATACGTTACTTGTAATCGAATAGCCTTATGTGGACTTTGTTGACATCCAGTTCCGATTTCGTATGGGACAGCCTGCAGACCTTTGTCGAATCGACGGGTATATCGGCCCTGGTCGAAAGCATGGGATGGGGGCCTCTGGCGATGATCGTTGTGGCCTTCGTGCTGCTCTACCTGGCCATCAAGCACAAGTTTGAGCCGCTGCTGCTGCTCACGATCGCCTTCGGTATGCTGCTGACGAACCTTCCGGGCGCCAATATGTTCCATACCGAGCTCTTCGCAGGCGGGCAAGTCCACTGGGATATCTTTGTGGCCAACGCCGGGCTGCTCGACTACCTCTATTTGGGCGTCAAGCTGGGTATCTATCCCTGTTTGATTTTCCTCGGGGTGGGGGCCATGACCGACTTCGGTCCGCTGATCGCCAATCCGAAGAGTTTCCTGCTGGGCGCAGCCGCCCAGTTGGGTATCTTCCTGACCTTCATCGGCGCCTATGCGCTGAATTTTTCGCCGGAACAGGCCGCTTCGATCGGTATCATCGGCGGAGCCGACGGCCCGACGTCGATCTACCTGACGGCCATTCTGGCCCCGGAGCTGCTGGGCCCGATTGCCGTGGCGGCCTACTCCTATATGGCGCTTGTGCCGGTGATCCAGCCGCCGATCATGCGTCTGCTCACCACGGAGAAGGAGCGTAAGATCAAGATGCGCCAGCTGCGTCCGGTCTCGAAGACCGAGAAGATCCTCTTCCCGCTGATCATTACGGTGATCATCGCGCTGCTGCTGCCGTCGGCGGCGCCGCTGGTAGGCAGCCTGATGCTGGGCAACCTGATGAAGGAGTGCGGGGTCGTGGACCGTCTGTCGAAGACCGTTCAGAACGAACTGATGAATATCGTGGTGATCTTCCTGGGCATCACGGTGGGTGCTACGGCCACGGCCGAAGCGTTCCTCAATCCCCAGACGCTGAAGATCCTGGTGCTGGGTGTGCTTGCATTCAGCTTCGGAACGGCGGGCGGTGTTCTGCTGGCCAAGGTGATGAACATCTTCCTGAAGGAGGGCAACAAGATCAATCCGTTGATCGGTTCGGCCGGGGTTTCGGCGGTTCCGATGGCGGCCCGCGTGTCGCAGACCGAGGGTCAGAAGGCCGATCCTTCGAACTTCCTGCTGATGCACGCCATGGGCCCGAACGTGGCCGGCGTGGTCGGTTCGGCGGTAGCTGCGGGTATTCTGCTCTCGTTCCTGGCCTAATAGCCGGGGAGGTGGAGGCCCGGCCGGATGAATTCCGGTTTCGGAATCCGCCGTCGATATATGAGAGAAAAAAGCCGGAGTTGTTCCGGCTTTTTTCGTCCCTTTCTTAAAGGAGCTTTTTGGATCGGCAAAAAGCCCCCGGTTCTTAGCCGGGTACCTTTTGATGGCAAAAGGTACCCAAAACCAGCCGCAAGTTGCTTTTTGCGGGGCCGCAGTTTGGCGTCGCGGAAACGGGCGCCTGACGCGGGTTTGCGAGCAAACCGGCCCCGTTTCTTATCGCGCCGCCTGCACTGCGTCCTCTTTCCGCAAAAAGCAAAGTGCGGCGGCAAGGCCCGCCTAAGAGGCGGCTTTTAGGAGCTGCTGGGCCTTTAGCGGTTTCCGAGCCTTGAATCCGCTCCGACCGACGGTCGGGAGCGGTGATTTGCTTCCGAACCTTTCAACATCCCTCCGCCTCTAAAACCGGCTTCTTAAACCGGTCATTTCCGCCTTGAGCGGAAATCCACCCAAAGGTCTCGAAACCGGTATATTTCGAAAAGGGCCTCTGTTTTCGGACCGTTTTCCCCTTCGGTTTCGGCGCCGGGGATCGGAAATCATCGGGGACCGGGACGGACTTTTGTCCGGGAAACGAACGGGTCGGAAAAATATTTGCGAAATGATTTTCAACCTGTTTTGCAGAAACAAAACTTTTTCGTACCTTTGCGCACCCGCAAAGTGCGGGAAACGGATTACAATAAGTTAAATTACACGTAATGGATTCTTTAAGCTACAAGACTATCTCGGCGAACGCTGCGACCGTCACCAAGGAATGGGTGGTGATCGACGCGACGAACGAGGTACTGGGACGTCTTGCATCGCAGGTCGCGAAGATCCTCCGAGGCAAGAACAAGCCCTGCTACACGCCTCACGTGGATTGCGGTGACTACGTCATCGTCATCAACGCGGAGAAGGTGAAGCTCACGGGCAACAAAGTGACCGACAAGGTCTACACGCGCCACACCGGATACCCCGGCGGCCAGCGTTACGCCACGCCTGCCGACTATCTGGCTAAAAAACCGACGTTCCTCATCGAGAAGGCCGTCAAGGGAATGCTTCCCAAGACCCGCCTGGGTGAGAAACTGCTCACGAACCTGAAGGTTTATGTCGGCCCGGAGCACCCGCACGCCGCCCAGAACCCGAAGACCATTAAATTAAACGAGATTAAGTAAGAGTTATGGAAGTTGTAAACACCGTAGGTCGTCGTAAGGCCGCTGTGGCTCGCGTATTCGTGAAGCCGGGGAATGGTCAGATTACAATCAACCACAAGGAACTCGCCGTATATTTCCCGCTCGAAATTCTCCAGTTCCAGGTGAAGCAGCCGCTGCTCGCCACGAACACTGCCGAGAGCTATGACATCACCATCAACCTCGAAGGGGGTGGTATCAAGGGACAGGCCGAGGCCGCTCGTCTGGGTATCGCACGTGCGCTGTGCGAGATCGACGCCGAGATGCGTCCGGTGCTGAAGAAGGCCGGATTCCTGACGCGCGATCCCCGCGAGGTTGAGCGTAAGAAGCCCGGACAGCCCGGAGCACGTCGCAAGTTCCAGTTCAGCAAGCGTTAATACGCACGACCGGAATTTCGGCAACGCACGGTGTCGGTTTTCAAATCGGGAGGAC from uncultured Alistipes sp. carries:
- a CDS encoding DUF1295 domain-containing protein; translation: MRETFDIFLIVMASLALVVFIALHFFEAGYGYLFDRRYGPPIPNKIGWVLMESPVFIFMCILWAASDRMWQAGPLALFLLFQAHYFQRSFIFPLLLRGNSRMPLGIVLMGMVFNTLNALMQGGWIFWVSPDGYYNNWFAQPYIYIGGALFIAGMAINLHSDRIIRHLRKPGDTRHYIPRGGMFRYVSSANYFGELLEWVGFAVASWSWAGVVFAWWTFANLAPRAASLRRRYEQEFGEEFSRLRRKRIIPFIY
- a CDS encoding leucine-rich repeat domain-containing protein, encoding MKPFYLLMLTAALACAGCCKDKSDNPPPQKLTVEQTDCTLGAFEERTATVSLSASADWTVSVVYDGADSEADAAWLAVTPANGAAGEQRLTLSADNNFRNAPRTARLDLACGGQTVQVAVTQSASGFDDTTDLTDFFDPQFAQDLQLFGIIPDAEQILFKDVAYITTLQINCRTSTSTSLQGIEFFKSLEILECESPLLTSLDVSANTALKELYCRDNLFSSLDVSANTALEVLSCGGGTLASLDVSGCTALKELYCGDNQLTSLDVSGCTALTRLDCYGNSLTSLDMSRNTALNKLHCYNNQLTSLDVSGCTALVTLNCRDNQLASLDVSANRALLYLFCYNNRLTSLDVSANTALLRFYCYDNPGDGESKFPVTAWFDNETVPEGLDVDKLEWTYNGKTITVDYQKAE
- a CDS encoding Sir2 family NAD-dependent protein deacetylase; protein product: MKKLVVFTGAGMSADSGLATFRDSDGLWANYRIEDVCTPEALARNRALVIEFYNKRRREMLAARPNAGHEAIAALERDFAVEVVTQNVDDLHERAGSTRVTHLHGELRKLRSMRNPDLIVPIEGWEQALDATAPDGSLLRPHIVFFGESVPMFERAAEIAARAEIMVVVGTSLAVYPAASLVRYAQPGVPIYLVDPGHPDTTGIRNPLTVISKRAAEGVPELAALLRRTYLNQ
- a CDS encoding trimeric intracellular cation channel family protein, whose protein sequence is MSVYFVLEMLGTLAFAISGIRLASAKRFDWFGAYVVGFTTAIGGGTLRDLMLSQTPFWMLDSVYLIVTAIALGIVILFGRYLIRLNNTFFIFDAIGLGLFTVVGIEKTLAADFPFWVAVIMGTMTGAAGGVLRDILINEEPLIFRKEIYALACVFGGVVFWICREAGMSGASLQIVTAVAVIAARVVSVRFGMKLPTLK
- the meaB gene encoding methylmalonyl Co-A mutase-associated GTPase MeaB, with the protein product MSFTKIDHYEREYADTHHYTALNVTEGVEDQPIISPYFKRHKKRMLSTDEYVGGILAGNITTLSQAITLVESSNPNHYAQAQEIIERCLPHAGRSVRIGITGVPGAGKSTFIEAIGNMVTSLRHKLAVLAIDPSSERSGGSILGDKTRMESICNNPAVFVRPSPSAGSLGGVARKTRETIVLCEAAGFDVIFIETVGVGQSETAVHSMVDLFMLLQISGAGDELQGIKRGIMEMADLMVITKADGENVHKAELARTQFQGALRLFPVPESGWRPKVYTSSAVTKAGLEEVWKGVEEYLDHIQRNGYFQHNRNRQNKYWMYETINEALRSSFYRDPAVESKIAEYEQQVLDDRISSFIAAKELLDLYFKAGLKSRF
- the mce gene encoding methylmalonyl-CoA epimerase, yielding MKVSHIEHLGVAVKSLDEAIPYWENVLGLKCYAIEEVADQKVRTAFFMLGQTKIELLEPTSEDSTIAKYIENRGVGIHHMALACENIEEQLADAEARGIRLIDKTPRKGAEGLTIAFLHPKSTQGILTELCENKNK
- a CDS encoding acyl-CoA carboxylase subunit beta, producing MSQIQEKIKQLIDNRETARMGGGQKAIDKQHDKGKYTARERIQMLLDEGSFEEFDMFVTHRCYDFGMEKKHFFGDGVVTGYGTIGGRLVYVFAQDFTVTAGSLSLSMSDKICKVMDMALRNGAPCIGMNDSGGARIQEGVNALAGYANIFQRNVMSSGVIPQISAIFGPCAGGAVYSPALTDFIIMKKETSNMFLTGPKVVKTVTGEDVTQEQLGGATMHTTKSGVAQFAVDTEEEGIELIKKLISYMPQNNMEDAPLTVCTDKITRLEDSLNDIIPDSANKPYDMAEVIRAIVDDGEYLESAAGYAKNIITCFARFNGQSVGIIANQPKFMAGVLDINASRKAARFVRFCDAFNIPLVTLVDVPGFLPGTTQEYGGVITHGAKLLFAYCEATVPKITVTLRKAYGGAYIVMSSKHIRGDINYAWPTAEIAVMGASGAVEVLYGKELKELADKPEEKAAFIAEKEKEYNDKFSNPYNAARYGYIDDVIEPRNTRFRIIRALQSLATKRLQNPPKKHSNIPL
- a CDS encoding OadG family transporter subunit, encoding MIIQAVSWGWSEILWASLIGFVLVFVVLVALIFIMKGLGVCFQRMATTSKKQAVAPQPMISQEEIAAIATALKIYKSVLHDRESEVVTILSIKRAYSPWNSKIHGLTQLPERK
- a CDS encoding biotin/lipoyl-containing protein, whose product is MKDYSLKINGHNYNVQIDDVNDSSTVAHVIVNGVDYEVEIEGGKKPKVSKPQVAPAPKSANSGMIMPSTATPSPRLSAIPPSSGYSVKCPLPGTVLSVKVAVGDTISQGQTLVVLEAMKMENNIDADRGGVVKQILVQQGATVMEGDTLLVIE
- a CDS encoding sodium ion-translocating decarboxylase subunit beta is translated as MGWGPLAMIVVAFVLLYLAIKHKFEPLLLLTIAFGMLLTNLPGANMFHTELFAGGQVHWDIFVANAGLLDYLYLGVKLGIYPCLIFLGVGAMTDFGPLIANPKSFLLGAAAQLGIFLTFIGAYALNFSPEQAASIGIIGGADGPTSIYLTAILAPELLGPIAVAAYSYMALVPVIQPPIMRLLTTEKERKIKMRQLRPVSKTEKILFPLIITVIIALLLPSAAPLVGSLMLGNLMKECGVVDRLSKTVQNELMNIVVIFLGITVGATATAEAFLNPQTLKILVLGVLAFSFGTAGGVLLAKVMNIFLKEGNKINPLIGSAGVSAVPMAARVSQTEGQKADPSNFLLMHAMGPNVAGVVGSAVAAGILLSFLA
- the rplM gene encoding 50S ribosomal protein L13 gives rise to the protein MDSLSYKTISANAATVTKEWVVIDATNEVLGRLASQVAKILRGKNKPCYTPHVDCGDYVIVINAEKVKLTGNKVTDKVYTRHTGYPGGQRYATPADYLAKKPTFLIEKAVKGMLPKTRLGEKLLTNLKVYVGPEHPHAAQNPKTIKLNEIK
- the rpsI gene encoding 30S ribosomal protein S9 — encoded protein: MEVVNTVGRRKAAVARVFVKPGNGQITINHKELAVYFPLEILQFQVKQPLLATNTAESYDITINLEGGGIKGQAEAARLGIARALCEIDAEMRPVLKKAGFLTRDPREVERKKPGQPGARRKFQFSKR